GCGTTCCAGGGGTTGTTGGTGGTGCCGTACACCTGGTTGAAGCTCTGCCAGTCACCAGCCATGTACGGCACGTTGGTCTTGCCGAAGATGACCGCGCCCGCGCGGCGCAGCCGAGCGACCGCCTCGGCGTCGTGCTGCGGCACGTGGTTGGCGAGCTCGGGGGCGCCGGCGGTGGTGCGCAGGCCCGCGGTCTCGAAGGTGTCTTTGATCGTGATCGGCAGCCCGTGCAGCGGGCCGCGCGCACGGCCGCGCGCGAGCTCCGCGTCGGCGGCCGACGCCTCCGCTCGGGCGCGCTCCTCGTCCAGACACACGACGGCGTTCAGCGCCTTGCCGTGCTTGGCCACCCGCGCCAGGTGGATCTCCAAGAGCTCGCGGCTCGAGATCTCCCGCCGGCGCAGCATGCCGACCAACTCGCTCGCGCTGCGGTACGCCACCTCGGCCATCGCGCTCTCCTCTGGATCGGGCGACCGGCGGCATCGTACCATGCGCACGGTGGAGGTTCCTTGGGCGACTCCCAGGCAGTGACTCGCGGGATCCGCGTGAACGTGCAGTCTCGCTACGTGGCGGAGCGCTCCCGGCCGCTCATGAGCGAGTACTTCTTCGCTTACACGATCCGCATCTCGAACGAGGGCCGCGAGACGGTGCAGCTCGTGTCTCGCGTCTGGCTGATCGAGGACGCCGAGGGCCGGACCGAAGAGGTGCGTGGCCCGGGCGTGGTCGGCGAGCAGCCCGTGCTCGCGCCGGGCGAAGCGTTCGAATACACGTCCGCCTGTCCGCTCACCACACCCATCGGCTCGATGCGCGGCACCTACCAGATGGTGACCGAGGGCGGGGAACGCTTCGACGC
The Myxococcota bacterium genome window above contains:
- the apaG gene encoding Co2+/Mg2+ efflux protein ApaG translates to MGDSQAVTRGIRVNVQSRYVAERSRPLMSEYFFAYTIRISNEGRETVQLVSRVWLIEDAEGRTEEVRGPGVVGEQPVLAPGEAFEYTSACPLTTPIGSMRGTYQMVTEGGERFDAEIARFLLAEPHSIH